A region of Saccharococcus thermophilus DNA encodes the following proteins:
- the hutI gene encoding imidazolonepropionase — translation MRPLFIRNASQLVTLAGSSLAPLTKEKMNELHIIENGSVWVEDGKIAAVGTDEELSRRFQERITEADIIDATGKTVTPGLVDPHTHFVYAGSRESEFAMRLSGATYMEIMNAGGGIHATTKATREASEETLYEESKRRLDQFLLHGVTTVEAKSGYGLSLKHEIKQLTVAKKLDDTHPIDVVRTFMGAHAIPVEWKDNPDGFVRVIIEEMIPKVSELGLAEFNDVFCERGVFTPEQARIILEAGKAYGLMPKIHADEIEPYGGAELAAEVGAISADHLLRASDEGIRRMAEKGVIAVLLPGTAFFLMTKAVNARKIIDAGAAVALSTDCNPGSSPTVSLPLIMNLGCLQMGMTPAEALAAVTINAAHAINRGREIGSIEVGKKADLVLFDVPNYMQLIYHYGMNHTDTVVKNSRVVVKSGRLCY, via the coding sequence ATGCGCCCGTTGTTTATCCGCAACGCCAGCCAGCTCGTGACGCTGGCCGGCAGCTCGTTAGCCCCGCTAACGAAGGAGAAAATGAACGAACTTCATATCATTGAAAACGGCAGCGTCTGGGTGGAAGACGGAAAAATTGCCGCTGTCGGAACGGATGAGGAGCTTTCGCGACGATTTCAAGAGCGGATCACGGAAGCAGACATCATCGATGCGACAGGAAAAACGGTGACGCCGGGGCTTGTTGATCCGCACACGCATTTCGTGTACGCAGGAAGCCGTGAAAGCGAATTCGCGATGCGCCTTAGCGGGGCGACGTACATGGAAATTATGAACGCCGGCGGCGGCATTCACGCGACGACCAAAGCAACGCGGGAAGCATCGGAAGAAACATTGTATGAAGAAAGCAAGCGGCGGCTCGATCAGTTTTTGCTTCACGGCGTCACGACCGTGGAGGCGAAAAGCGGCTATGGCTTGAGCCTCAAGCACGAAATCAAACAGCTGACGGTGGCGAAAAAGCTCGATGACACCCATCCGATCGATGTCGTGCGCACGTTTATGGGAGCGCATGCCATACCCGTCGAGTGGAAAGACAATCCCGACGGCTTTGTACGCGTCATCATTGAAGAAATGATTCCGAAAGTGAGCGAACTCGGGCTTGCTGAATTCAATGACGTCTTTTGCGAACGCGGCGTGTTTACACCAGAACAGGCAAGAATCATTTTGGAAGCGGGAAAAGCGTACGGGCTGATGCCAAAAATTCACGCCGATGAAATCGAACCATACGGCGGCGCGGAGCTGGCCGCGGAAGTCGGGGCGATTTCCGCCGATCATCTCCTGCGCGCTTCGGACGAAGGCATTCGCCGTATGGCGGAAAAAGGCGTGATTGCGGTGCTGCTGCCGGGCACAGCGTTTTTCCTGATGACCAAGGCCGTAAACGCCCGCAAGATCATCGACGCCGGCGCAGCGGTTGCGCTTTCCACCGACTGCAATCCCGGCTCCTCGCCAACCGTATCGCTCCCGCTGATCATGAACCTCGGCTGCCTGCAGATGGGCATGACCCCTGCCGAAGCGCTGGCAGCCGTCACGATCAACGCCGCTCACGCGATCAACCGCGGCCGCGAAATCGGAAGCATTGAAGTCGGGAAAAAAGCCGATCTGGTCCTTTTCGACGTCCCAAATTATATGCAGCTCATCTACCATTACGGTATGAACCATACCGATACAGTCGTGAAAAACAGCCGAGTGGTGGTGAAAAGCGGGAGGCTTTGCTACTAG
- the mscL gene encoding large conductance mechanosensitive channel protein MscL → MWKEFKEFAMRGNVVDLAVGVIIGGAFGKIVSSLVNDIIMPLIGLLLGGIDFSGLSLKFGDAVVKYGMFIQKVVDFLIIAFSLFLFVKALNKLYHRIKKEEEVKDTEPTLTKEEELLMEIRDLLKQQREVQ, encoded by the coding sequence ATGTGGAAAGAATTTAAAGAATTTGCCATGCGCGGAAATGTCGTCGACTTGGCTGTGGGGGTCATTATCGGCGGCGCGTTCGGCAAAATCGTTTCTTCGCTTGTCAATGACATCATTATGCCGCTTATTGGCTTGTTGCTGGGCGGCATTGATTTTAGCGGGCTGTCGTTGAAATTTGGGGATGCCGTCGTGAAATACGGCATGTTTATCCAAAAGGTCGTTGACTTTTTGATTATCGCCTTTTCGCTCTTCCTTTTTGTCAAAGCGTTAAATAAACTGTACCACCGCATTAAAAAGGAAGAAGAAGTCAAAGATACAGAGCCGACTTTAACGAAGGAAGAAGAGCTGTTGATGGAAATCCGCGATTTGTTGAAACAGCAGCGGGAAGTGCAATAA
- a CDS encoding YeeE/YedE family protein, producing MDIAVKKQTDVRVKQAENAPKNPTWWIIAIASIVLIGGTLFLYSRVSWQQALLYVLGAFGGFILYQAHFGFTSAWRKFILYRQGEGIRAQMIMLLVASIFFLPLLLKGSIFGHAVAGNVHDVGISVIVGAFIFGIGMQLGDGCASGTLYHIGGGDTNGIVTLIGFIAGSVIATTHFDFWMNTPHLAPISLIHQLGAFGGFLLQLALLALVYYVVTVLEKRRHGKLISMKIENKNGWKAIYKGPWSLLVGAFLLAVMNALVLMVNGKPWGITSAFALWGAKFVQLFGVDPTQWVYWQDPAKLNALKSPLYQDTTTVMDISLMFGALLAAAFAGRYAKPIQWRRPSRMTIGALIGGLMMGYGARLAFGCNIGAYFSGIASFSVHGWIWFVFAFLGSLIGVKLRPYCAYKN from the coding sequence TTGGATATTGCGGTAAAAAAACAAACGGACGTCCGTGTCAAGCAAGCAGAGAACGCTCCGAAAAATCCAACGTGGTGGATCATCGCCATTGCGTCCATCGTGTTGATCGGAGGTACGTTGTTTTTATACAGCCGCGTTTCCTGGCAGCAAGCGCTCCTTTACGTGTTAGGAGCGTTCGGCGGATTTATCTTGTACCAAGCGCACTTTGGCTTCACGTCCGCATGGCGCAAATTTATTTTATACCGACAAGGCGAAGGCATTCGCGCGCAAATGATCATGCTACTAGTGGCAAGCATTTTCTTCTTGCCGCTATTGTTGAAAGGATCGATCTTCGGTCATGCCGTGGCGGGCAATGTGCATGATGTCGGCATTTCCGTCATCGTCGGTGCGTTTATTTTCGGCATCGGCATGCAGCTCGGCGATGGTTGTGCATCGGGTACGCTGTACCATATCGGCGGAGGCGATACGAACGGCATTGTCACCTTAATCGGGTTTATCGCCGGCTCGGTCATCGCGACGACCCATTTTGATTTTTGGATGAACACGCCGCATCTTGCGCCAATTTCGCTGATCCACCAGCTTGGTGCATTTGGCGGTTTTCTGCTTCAGCTCGCACTGTTGGCACTCGTTTATTACGTTGTAACCGTCCTCGAAAAACGCCGCCACGGCAAACTGATTTCGATGAAAATCGAAAACAAAAACGGCTGGAAAGCGATTTATAAAGGCCCATGGTCACTTCTTGTCGGCGCTTTCTTGCTTGCCGTTATGAACGCTCTTGTATTAATGGTCAACGGCAAACCGTGGGGCATCACTTCCGCCTTCGCCCTTTGGGGAGCAAAATTCGTACAACTGTTTGGCGTTGATCCGACGCAATGGGTCTATTGGCAAGACCCGGCGAAGCTAAATGCACTGAAAAGCCCATTGTATCAAGATACGACAACGGTCATGGACATCAGCTTAATGTTCGGCGCCTTGCTGGCAGCGGCGTTTGCCGGCCGTTACGCCAAACCGATCCAGTGGAGACGACCATCGCGCATGACGATCGGCGCCCTCATCGGCGGTCTGATGATGGGATATGGCGCCCGCCTTGCGTTCGGCTGCAACATCGGCGCATACTTCAGCGGCATCGCCTCCTTCAGCGTCCACGGCTGGATTTGGTTCGTGTTTGCCTTCCTTGGCAGCCTCATCGGTGTCAAGCTGCGTCCGTATTGTGCGTATAAAAATTAA